One genomic region from Streptomyces sp. NBC_00582 encodes:
- a CDS encoding RICIN domain-containing protein has product MSTTREGAGFRAVPRTQAITLLLALLAAAVALVLPASGQAHAISRASQTMYTPPSGTPSPGSLYPRAVRLQYSGSSNGTLLATFEQYSSGTPVFPVYRSTDNGNSWTQISSISDTHNGFGNRYQPFLYELPTQIGNFPAGTILAAGNSIPNDLSSTELDLYASTDHGVSWSYVSTIAQGGEADPTNGKTPVWEPFLMVSGSKLIVYYSDQRDPSYGQKIVHQVSTDGLTWGSVVNDVATSTYGDRPGMPVVAKLPNGNYVMTYEFWGAPEGGFAVYYKISSDPEAFGSATGIALKATDGTQPKSSPYITWLPTGGANGTLVVSANSSDDLFLNTQNGAANTWTRIASTVPGGYSRGLLPLADGHSLLVLSGGHLTSTGLNPVTYGTIDLGGGISDGATYTLSNANSHLMLAIAGGSTTNGVGATQQNADNATDQRWKFVQQTSGYFKIFNVASNKVLGVQNQSTANGAKVLQWDDNGTLDHEWALAPNPAGGFTATNRISGKYLEIPSASTTVGTAAGQWSDTGCACQRWNLTQTALPTLSTGQYRLVNKNSGKFLEIPGASTTAGKQAGQWVNTANNCQLWTFTSQSGGAWTVKNVNSGLFLDNNGSASAGAAVVQNASSGASSQKWTLTDAGGGYFKLVNSASGLVADVASASTANGALIVQSADNGADDELWQVVRVN; this is encoded by the coding sequence ATGTCCACCACCAGGGAAGGCGCCGGATTCCGCGCCGTACCCCGCACCCAGGCGATCACCCTGCTGCTGGCCCTGCTCGCAGCCGCCGTCGCCCTCGTCCTCCCCGCCTCCGGCCAGGCGCACGCGATCTCCCGCGCCTCCCAGACGATGTACACCCCGCCGTCCGGCACGCCCTCACCCGGCTCGCTCTACCCCCGGGCGGTCCGGCTGCAGTACAGCGGATCCTCCAACGGCACCCTGCTCGCCACCTTCGAGCAGTACAGCTCGGGCACCCCCGTCTTCCCGGTCTACCGCAGCACCGACAACGGCAACAGCTGGACGCAGATCTCCAGCATCAGCGACACCCACAACGGCTTCGGCAACCGCTACCAGCCGTTCCTGTACGAACTGCCGACCCAGATCGGCAACTTCCCGGCCGGCACGATCCTCGCCGCCGGCAACTCCATCCCGAACGACCTGTCCTCCACCGAGCTGGACCTGTACGCGAGCACCGATCACGGCGTCAGCTGGTCGTACGTCAGCACCATCGCGCAGGGCGGCGAGGCCGACCCGACCAACGGCAAGACCCCGGTGTGGGAGCCGTTCCTGATGGTGTCCGGCTCGAAGCTGATCGTGTACTACTCCGACCAGCGTGACCCGAGCTACGGCCAGAAGATCGTCCACCAGGTCTCCACGGACGGCCTGACCTGGGGCTCCGTGGTGAACGACGTCGCCACCTCGACCTACGGCGACCGTCCGGGCATGCCGGTCGTCGCCAAGCTGCCCAACGGCAACTATGTGATGACGTACGAGTTCTGGGGCGCCCCCGAGGGCGGCTTCGCCGTCTACTACAAGATCTCCTCCGACCCGGAGGCGTTCGGCTCCGCCACCGGCATCGCCCTCAAGGCGACCGACGGCACCCAGCCCAAGAGCTCCCCGTACATCACCTGGCTACCGACCGGCGGCGCCAACGGCACCCTGGTGGTCAGCGCCAACAGCAGCGACGACCTGTTCCTCAACACGCAGAACGGTGCCGCGAACACCTGGACGCGCATCGCCTCCACCGTCCCCGGCGGCTACAGCCGCGGCCTGCTCCCGCTGGCCGACGGCCACAGCCTGCTGGTCCTCAGCGGCGGCCACCTGACCAGCACCGGCCTCAACCCGGTCACCTACGGCACGATCGACCTGGGCGGCGGCATCTCCGACGGCGCCACCTACACCCTGTCCAACGCCAACAGCCACCTGATGCTGGCCATCGCGGGCGGCTCCACCACCAACGGTGTGGGCGCCACCCAGCAGAATGCCGACAACGCCACCGACCAGCGGTGGAAGTTCGTCCAGCAGACCTCCGGCTACTTCAAGATCTTCAACGTGGCCAGCAACAAGGTCCTCGGCGTGCAGAACCAGTCCACCGCCAACGGCGCCAAGGTCCTGCAGTGGGACGACAACGGCACCCTCGACCACGAGTGGGCCCTCGCCCCGAACCCGGCGGGCGGCTTCACCGCCACCAACCGGATCAGCGGCAAGTACCTGGAGATCCCCAGCGCCTCCACCACCGTGGGCACCGCCGCCGGGCAGTGGTCCGACACCGGCTGCGCCTGCCAGCGCTGGAACCTCACCCAGACCGCCCTGCCCACCCTGTCCACCGGCCAGTACCGGCTGGTCAACAAGAACAGCGGCAAGTTCCTGGAGATCCCCGGCGCCTCCACCACGGCGGGCAAGCAGGCCGGCCAGTGGGTGAACACCGCCAACAACTGCCAGCTGTGGACGTTTACGTCGCAGAGCGGCGGGGCGTGGACCGTGAAGAACGTCAACAGCGGTCTGTTCCTCGACAACAACGGCTCGGCCTCGGCCGGCGCGGCCGTCGTCCAGAACGCGTCGTCGGGCGCGAGCTCCCAGAAGTGGACGCTCACGGACGCGGGAGGCGGCTACTTCAAGCTCGTCAACTCCGCCAGCGGCCTGGTCGCGGACGTCGCCTCCGCCTCCACCGCCAACGGAGCCCTGATCGTCCAGTCGGCGGACAACGGCGCCGACGACGAACTGTGGCAGGTCGTGCGGGTCAACTGA
- a CDS encoding LacI family DNA-binding transcriptional regulator, with the protein MAKGVTLRDVAELAGVSSRTVSNVVNGYAPVAEATRVRVQQAVDQLGYRPNVLARNLAAGRSGQIAVVVPYLDTPYFAELLQGIIRAARVQGYNVLIDQTDGDAEHEKQFLTRGSQSLLFDGVIFSPLGLAQSDLSGRDPGLPLVVLGERVSDGGFDHVGIDDVAASLEATEHLLGLGRRRVAAIGDQPYRTGEAAQLRTRGYRLAHERAGLAVREELVVSTPRFNRSDGASAMAHLLDLEEPPDAVFCYSDLVALGALHTLAARGLRVPEDVAVVGYDDIEDGRYSNPSVTTVSPDKKVIAETAVERLLKRIGSPTPVPGREIRAPHRLIPRASTMGRPAAPADGS; encoded by the coding sequence ATGGCTAAGGGCGTCACACTCCGCGACGTCGCGGAGCTCGCCGGCGTCTCCAGCCGGACCGTGTCCAACGTGGTCAACGGCTACGCCCCCGTCGCCGAGGCCACCCGGGTCCGGGTTCAGCAGGCCGTCGACCAGCTCGGCTACCGGCCCAACGTGCTGGCCCGCAACCTCGCCGCGGGGCGCTCGGGCCAGATCGCCGTCGTGGTGCCCTACCTGGACACGCCGTACTTCGCCGAACTCCTGCAGGGCATCATCCGCGCGGCCCGCGTCCAGGGCTACAACGTCCTGATCGACCAGACGGACGGCGACGCCGAGCACGAGAAGCAGTTCCTCACCCGGGGCTCCCAGTCCCTTCTCTTCGACGGCGTCATCTTCAGCCCCCTCGGCCTCGCCCAGTCCGACCTCTCCGGGCGGGATCCGGGCCTGCCGCTCGTCGTGCTCGGCGAGCGGGTGAGCGACGGCGGTTTCGACCATGTCGGCATCGACGACGTGGCCGCCTCCCTGGAGGCGACCGAGCATCTGCTCGGCCTCGGCCGGCGCCGCGTCGCCGCGATCGGCGACCAGCCCTACCGCACCGGCGAGGCGGCCCAACTGCGCACCCGGGGCTACCGGTTGGCACACGAGCGGGCCGGACTGGCCGTCCGCGAGGAACTCGTCGTCTCCACCCCGCGCTTCAACCGCTCCGACGGAGCGAGCGCCATGGCCCACCTCCTCGACCTGGAGGAACCGCCCGACGCGGTCTTCTGCTACAGCGACCTCGTCGCCCTGGGCGCCCTGCACACCCTGGCCGCACGCGGACTGCGCGTCCCCGAGGACGTCGCCGTCGTCGGCTACGACGACATCGAGGACGGCCGCTACTCCAATCCGTCCGTCACCACGGTCTCCCCGGACAAGAAAGTGATCGCGGAGACGGCGGTGGAACGACTGCTCAAGCGGATCGGCAGCCCGACCCCCGTCCCGGGCAGGGAGATCCGGGCGCCGCACCGGCTGATTCCACGAGCCAGCACCATGGGGCGACCCGCGGCGCCAGCCGACGGATCGTGA
- the araB gene encoding ribulokinase — protein sequence MTVIPNEREGSPVSEETCVVGVDFGTLSGRAVVVRVGDGAELASAEHVYAHAVLDRNLPDGTRLPPDWALQVPSDYIDVLRNAVPEALARAGVRPEHVIGIGTDFTACTVLPALADGTPLCELPGLDNRPHAYAKLWRHHAAQGQADRINALAAERKEPWLERYGGKISSEWEFAKALQVLEEDPEIYRRTERWLEAADWIVWRLCGTYVRNACTAGYKGQYQDGSYPSPEYLAALHPDFAGFVTTKLDQPIGRLGDPAGVLTAEAAAWTGLPQGITVCVGNVDAHVTAPAAVAVEPGQMVAIMGTSTCHVMSSDRQGVVPGMCGVVDGGILPGLWGYEAGQSGVGDIFAWFVRTGLPAEYAERAAAAGQSPHEYLTALAAGQKVGEHGLLALDWHSGNRSVLVDHDLSGLLIGQTLSTRPEDVYRALLEATAFGTRTIIDAFESAAVPVTELIIAGGLTKNALLMQIYADVTRRPLSIIGSAQGPALGAAMHAAVAAGAYPDIRAAAHAMGKVHRRVYLPDPQRAAAYERLYREYRVLHDYFGRGTNDVMHRLRRMRAQTSA from the coding sequence ATGACTGTCATACCGAACGAGAGGGAGGGGTCGCCCGTGTCTGAAGAAACCTGTGTCGTGGGCGTCGACTTCGGAACCCTGTCCGGCCGTGCCGTGGTGGTACGGGTCGGCGACGGCGCGGAACTGGCCTCGGCGGAGCACGTCTACGCCCACGCCGTCCTCGACCGGAACCTGCCCGACGGCACCCGGCTGCCCCCCGACTGGGCCCTGCAGGTGCCCTCGGACTACATCGACGTACTCCGCAACGCCGTACCCGAGGCTCTCGCCCGCGCCGGAGTGCGGCCGGAGCACGTCATCGGCATCGGCACCGACTTCACCGCCTGCACGGTCCTGCCGGCCCTCGCCGACGGCACCCCGCTGTGCGAACTCCCCGGCCTGGACAACCGTCCGCACGCCTACGCCAAGCTGTGGCGCCACCACGCCGCCCAGGGCCAGGCCGACCGGATCAACGCGCTGGCCGCCGAGAGGAAGGAGCCCTGGCTGGAGCGGTACGGCGGGAAGATCTCCTCGGAGTGGGAGTTCGCCAAGGCGCTCCAGGTCCTGGAGGAGGATCCCGAGATCTACCGGCGCACCGAGCGCTGGCTGGAGGCGGCCGACTGGATCGTGTGGCGGCTGTGCGGGACGTACGTCCGCAACGCCTGCACTGCGGGCTACAAGGGCCAGTACCAGGACGGGAGTTATCCCTCGCCCGAGTATCTGGCGGCGCTGCACCCGGACTTCGCCGGCTTCGTGACAACCAAGCTGGACCAGCCGATCGGCCGACTCGGCGACCCGGCAGGGGTGTTGACTGCCGAGGCCGCCGCCTGGACCGGGCTGCCGCAGGGCATCACCGTCTGCGTCGGCAATGTCGACGCCCATGTCACCGCCCCGGCGGCGGTCGCCGTGGAGCCGGGCCAGATGGTCGCCATCATGGGCACCTCCACCTGCCACGTCATGAGCTCCGACCGGCAGGGTGTCGTGCCCGGCATGTGCGGGGTCGTGGACGGCGGCATCCTGCCCGGACTGTGGGGCTACGAGGCCGGGCAGAGCGGTGTCGGCGACATCTTCGCCTGGTTCGTCCGCACGGGCCTGCCCGCCGAGTACGCCGAGCGGGCGGCCGCGGCCGGCCAGAGCCCGCACGAGTACCTGACCGCCCTCGCGGCCGGGCAGAAGGTGGGCGAACACGGCCTTCTCGCCCTCGACTGGCACAGCGGCAACCGGTCCGTCCTGGTCGACCACGACCTCAGCGGCCTGCTGATCGGCCAGACGCTCTCCACGCGCCCTGAGGACGTCTACCGCGCCCTGCTGGAGGCCACCGCCTTCGGCACCCGCACCATCATCGACGCCTTCGAGTCCGCGGCCGTACCCGTGACGGAACTGATCATCGCGGGCGGCCTGACGAAGAACGCCCTGCTCATGCAGATCTACGCCGACGTCACGCGCCGCCCGCTGAGCATCATCGGCTCGGCCCAGGGCCCGGCCCTCGGCGCCGCGATGCACGCCGCCGTGGCCGCCGGGGCGTACCCCGACATCCGCGCCGCGGCCCACGCCATGGGCAAGGTGCACCGCCGGGTCTACCTCCCGGACCCCCAGCGGGCGGCGGCCTACGAGCGCCTCTACCGCGAATACCGCGTCCTGCACGACTACTTCGGCCGCGGCACCAACGACGTCATGCACCGCCTGCGCCGCATGCGTGCGCAGACCTCCGCCTGA
- a CDS encoding carbohydrate ABC transporter permease, which yields MTTAAATALPVSRRALAARGRVTVNVVMVAMILYFLLPFWWLVVAATKGNDALFSTAALWFHSPGSFFTNLRQLFTYNDGEYLRWMGNTAVYAGVSGVGATAVATLAGYAFAKYRFPGRNLLFSSLLGAIMVPATALAIPTYLLLSKVALTNTMWAVILPQLLNPFGVYLVRVYVQESLPDELLEAARMDGAGELRVLWSVALPTLKPALVTVLLFSMVGTWNNFFLPLVMLNNDKLFPLTVGLQSWYEGALIQSGANALFTLVIAGSLVAILPLIVTFLLLQRYWRGGLTVGSLK from the coding sequence GTGACCACCGCCGCAGCCACCGCCCTGCCCGTCTCCCGCCGTGCCTTGGCCGCGCGCGGACGCGTCACCGTCAACGTGGTGATGGTGGCGATGATCCTGTACTTCCTGCTGCCGTTCTGGTGGCTGGTCGTCGCCGCCACCAAGGGCAACGACGCGCTGTTCTCCACCGCCGCCCTGTGGTTCCACTCGCCGGGCTCCTTCTTCACCAACCTCCGGCAGCTGTTCACCTACAACGACGGCGAGTACCTGCGCTGGATGGGCAACACCGCGGTCTACGCCGGTGTCAGCGGCGTCGGCGCCACCGCCGTGGCGACCCTCGCGGGCTACGCCTTCGCCAAGTACCGCTTCCCCGGCCGCAACCTGCTCTTCTCCAGCCTCCTCGGCGCCATCATGGTGCCCGCCACCGCGCTGGCCATCCCCACCTATCTGCTGCTGAGCAAGGTGGCGCTGACCAACACCATGTGGGCGGTCATCCTGCCCCAGCTGCTCAATCCCTTCGGCGTCTACCTCGTACGGGTCTACGTCCAGGAGTCCCTGCCGGACGAGCTGCTGGAGGCGGCCCGGATGGACGGGGCCGGCGAGCTGCGCGTGCTGTGGTCGGTGGCGCTGCCGACCCTGAAGCCGGCGCTCGTGACCGTGCTGCTGTTCTCCATGGTCGGCACCTGGAACAACTTCTTCCTGCCGCTGGTGATGCTCAACAACGACAAGCTGTTCCCGCTCACCGTCGGCCTGCAGTCCTGGTACGAGGGCGCGTTGATCCAGTCCGGCGCCAACGCGCTGTTCACCCTGGTCATCGCCGGCTCCCTGGTCGCGATCCTGCCGCTGATCGTCACCTTCCTGCTCCTGCAGCGGTACTGGCGCGGCGGTCTGACCGTCGGAAGCCTCAAGTGA
- a CDS encoding class I SAM-dependent methyltransferase, translating to MAAENTPDGVRACEDGVAAGDGLAANRALWDDLAEFHGTDPEDRSYDVPSFLAGGQTLRGIERELAGDVAGKDLLHLQCHFGMDTLNWARLGAHVTGVDFSPTAIARARTLAEQTGLAAEFVEADTQHLPDALAGRFDLVVATYGILSWIGDLDAWMGGAARALRPGGRLVLVDLHPVFQTVLTFDPFVADWPYGGGAPQHDAMTGTYAHADAPCEPRKSTQYPYSVGEVVTAAAAAGLVVERLGEHTQTETDGRHILPRGPDGLYRFPFGDTYLPILYSLGAVLPAAPVIRPQEARRTARGPAPGTSPHGRPA from the coding sequence ATGGCAGCTGAGAACACACCTGACGGCGTGCGTGCCTGCGAGGACGGTGTAGCAGCCGGGGACGGTCTCGCGGCCAACCGGGCCCTGTGGGACGACCTCGCCGAGTTCCACGGAACCGACCCTGAAGACCGGTCGTACGACGTGCCGTCATTCCTCGCCGGCGGTCAGACGCTGCGCGGGATCGAACGTGAACTCGCGGGCGACGTGGCAGGCAAGGATCTCCTGCACCTGCAATGCCACTTCGGGATGGACACCCTGAACTGGGCGCGCCTGGGCGCACACGTCACCGGCGTGGACTTCTCCCCCACAGCGATCGCACGAGCGCGGACCTTGGCGGAACAGACGGGTCTGGCCGCGGAGTTCGTCGAGGCGGACACCCAGCACCTCCCCGATGCGCTGGCAGGCAGGTTCGACCTGGTCGTCGCCACCTATGGAATCCTGTCGTGGATCGGTGACCTGGATGCCTGGATGGGCGGCGCTGCGAGAGCACTGCGGCCGGGCGGCCGACTCGTTCTCGTGGACCTTCACCCCGTCTTCCAGACGGTGCTCACGTTCGACCCCTTCGTGGCCGACTGGCCCTACGGCGGCGGCGCGCCCCAGCATGACGCGATGACGGGCACGTACGCCCACGCCGACGCCCCCTGCGAGCCGAGGAAGTCCACCCAGTACCCGTACTCGGTCGGCGAGGTCGTGACGGCGGCCGCTGCGGCGGGGCTGGTCGTGGAGCGGCTCGGCGAGCACACGCAGACGGAGACGGACGGTCGTCACATCCTCCCGCGGGGTCCGGACGGTCTGTACCGGTTCCCCTTCGGCGACACCTACCTGCCCATCCTGTACTCGCTCGGCGCGGTTCTCCCGGCGGCGCCAGTGATCCGACCCCAGGAGGCCCGGAGGACGGCTCGCGGCCCAGCACCGGGCACATCACCTCACGGTCGTCCGGCCTGA
- a CDS encoding ABC transporter substrate-binding protein: MSSSRKPQLRSVRRTAFAATSAALAGVLLAACGGGGGGGSSSGAPSGPVHIKVWAWYPQFKQVVAQFNKTHKDVQVDWVQAGVGQDEYTKLKTALKAGQGAPDVVMLEFQELPTIQLTKGLLDMGKYGANEDKGNYVDWAWKQASDGDHVYAIPVDGGPMAMMYRADLFKKYDLKVPTTWAQYKEEAAKLHKADPSAYMTDFGSDETAAGWRQGLTWQAGSRPYTYSASKLPDIGVKLNDASAKKVYEYWGDLVKNKLVDTQSYATTDFYNGLSSGKYATYIAAGWGPGYLSSVAAKTAGKWRVAPLPQWTAGGNAQGDWGGSSFSVTSQTKHPKEATEVARELFGTSEAAWKIGIDQAYLFPLSNPILNGAYFKSKKYDFFGGQQINSVFVPAANGISAFDWSPFQDYAYNTDTSEVGKALQGQSAWSSVNDDVQQQVTSYASKQGFKVSQ; this comes from the coding sequence ATGTCGTCCAGCAGAAAGCCCCAGCTCCGTTCCGTCCGCCGAACAGCGTTCGCGGCGACCTCCGCCGCCCTCGCCGGTGTGCTCCTCGCGGCCTGCGGCGGCGGGGGCGGCGGCGGCAGCTCCAGCGGTGCGCCGAGCGGTCCCGTGCACATCAAGGTGTGGGCCTGGTACCCGCAGTTCAAGCAGGTCGTGGCCCAGTTCAACAAGACCCACAAGGACGTCCAGGTCGACTGGGTGCAGGCGGGCGTCGGCCAGGACGAGTACACCAAGCTGAAGACCGCGCTGAAGGCGGGCCAGGGCGCCCCGGACGTCGTCATGCTGGAGTTCCAGGAGCTGCCGACCATCCAGCTCACCAAGGGTCTGCTCGACATGGGCAAGTACGGTGCGAACGAGGACAAGGGCAACTACGTCGACTGGGCCTGGAAGCAGGCCTCCGACGGCGACCACGTCTACGCCATCCCGGTCGACGGCGGCCCGATGGCGATGATGTACCGGGCCGACCTCTTCAAGAAGTACGACCTCAAGGTGCCGACCACCTGGGCGCAGTACAAGGAGGAGGCGGCCAAGCTGCACAAGGCCGACCCCAGCGCCTACATGACCGACTTCGGCAGCGACGAGACCGCCGCCGGCTGGCGCCAGGGCCTGACCTGGCAGGCCGGCTCCCGCCCCTACACCTACTCGGCGAGCAAGCTGCCGGACATCGGCGTGAAGCTGAACGACGCAAGCGCCAAGAAGGTGTACGAGTACTGGGGCGACCTGGTCAAGAACAAGCTGGTCGACACCCAGTCGTACGCCACCACCGACTTCTACAACGGCCTGAGCAGCGGCAAGTACGCCACCTACATCGCGGCCGGCTGGGGCCCGGGCTACCTCTCCAGCGTCGCCGCGAAGACCGCCGGCAAGTGGCGTGTCGCCCCGCTGCCGCAGTGGACGGCCGGCGGCAACGCCCAGGGCGACTGGGGCGGTTCGAGCTTCTCGGTGACCTCGCAGACCAAGCATCCCAAGGAGGCCACCGAGGTCGCCCGGGAGCTGTTCGGCACCTCCGAGGCGGCCTGGAAGATCGGCATCGACCAGGCGTACCTCTTCCCGCTGTCCAACCCGATCCTCAACGGGGCGTACTTCAAGTCCAAGAAGTACGACTTCTTCGGCGGCCAGCAGATCAACTCGGTGTTCGTGCCCGCCGCGAACGGCATCTCGGCCTTCGACTGGAGCCCGTTCCAGGACTACGCCTACAACACCGACACCAGTGAGGTGGGCAAGGCCCTCCAGGGCCAGAGCGCCTGGTCGTCCGTCAACGACGACGTCCAGCAGCAGGTGACCTCCTACGCGAGCAAGCAGGGATTCAAGGTCAGCCAGTAA
- the arfA gene encoding arabinosylfuranosidase ArfA, with translation MLHASLTVDPAFRVADVSPRTFGSFVEHLGRCVYTGIFEPGHPLADEDGLRRDVLDLVRELGVTAVRYPGGNFVSGFRWEDSVGPVADRPTRLDLAWHSTETNAFGLHEFQRWAQKAGVEPMMALNLGTRGVAEALDLLEYCNHPGGTAWSDQRIKNGAPDPFGIRMWCLGNEMDGPWQTGHKTAQEYGRIAAETARAMRMVDPKLELVACGSSSSAMPTFGAWEATVLEEAYDQVDYISCHAYYEELDGDLGSFLASGVDMDHFVDSVVATADHIRAKLRRKKRINLSFDEWNVWYNTRFEAAEKPTEWAVAPRVIEDEYNVADAVVVGGLLISLLRHSDRVTAACLAQLVNVIAPIRSEAGGPSWRQTTFHPFAQAARHARGTVLRVEPVAPTYETQRFGEVSVVDAVATHLAEADGADELTVFAVNRHQSENVELALDLRAFPGYTPVEHSVLSDPDIRAANTQDDPDRVRPYTAGTGCVTGGRLTATLPPVSWNVVRLRRAG, from the coding sequence ATGCTGCACGCCTCCCTGACCGTCGACCCCGCCTTCCGCGTCGCCGACGTGAGTCCCCGTACCTTCGGCTCCTTCGTCGAGCACCTGGGCCGCTGCGTCTACACCGGCATCTTCGAGCCCGGCCACCCGCTCGCCGACGAGGACGGGCTGCGCCGTGACGTCCTGGACCTGGTGCGCGAGCTGGGCGTGACCGCCGTGCGCTATCCCGGCGGCAACTTCGTCTCGGGCTTTCGCTGGGAGGACAGCGTCGGCCCGGTCGCCGACCGCCCCACCCGCCTCGACCTCGCCTGGCACAGCACCGAGACCAACGCCTTCGGCCTGCACGAGTTCCAGCGCTGGGCCCAGAAGGCCGGCGTCGAGCCGATGATGGCCCTCAACCTCGGCACCCGGGGCGTCGCCGAGGCCCTGGACCTGCTGGAGTACTGCAACCACCCGGGCGGCACCGCCTGGTCCGACCAGCGGATCAAGAACGGCGCCCCGGACCCCTTCGGCATCCGCATGTGGTGCCTGGGCAACGAGATGGACGGCCCCTGGCAGACCGGCCACAAGACGGCCCAGGAGTACGGCCGTATCGCCGCCGAGACCGCACGCGCGATGCGCATGGTCGACCCGAAGCTCGAACTGGTCGCCTGCGGCAGCTCCAGCTCCGCGATGCCGACCTTCGGCGCCTGGGAGGCCACCGTCCTGGAGGAGGCGTACGACCAGGTCGACTACATCTCCTGCCACGCCTACTACGAGGAACTCGACGGCGACCTCGGCAGCTTCCTGGCCTCCGGCGTCGACATGGACCACTTCGTCGACTCGGTGGTCGCCACCGCCGACCACATCCGGGCCAAGCTGCGCCGCAAGAAGCGGATCAACCTCTCCTTCGACGAGTGGAACGTCTGGTACAATACCCGGTTCGAGGCGGCGGAGAAGCCCACCGAGTGGGCCGTCGCGCCGCGCGTGATCGAGGACGAGTACAACGTCGCCGACGCGGTCGTCGTCGGCGGGCTGCTGATCAGCCTGCTGCGGCACAGCGACCGGGTCACCGCCGCCTGCCTCGCCCAGCTCGTCAACGTCATCGCCCCGATCCGCAGCGAGGCGGGCGGCCCGAGCTGGCGGCAGACCACCTTCCACCCCTTCGCCCAGGCGGCCCGGCACGCGCGCGGCACGGTCCTGCGGGTGGAGCCGGTCGCGCCGACGTATGAGACGCAGCGTTTCGGCGAGGTCTCCGTCGTCGACGCCGTGGCCACGCACCTCGCGGAGGCGGACGGCGCCGACGAGCTCACCGTCTTCGCCGTCAACCGGCACCAGAGCGAGAACGTCGAACTCGCCCTCGACCTGCGGGCGTTCCCCGGCTACACCCCCGTGGAGCACTCGGTGCTGAGCGACCCCGACATCCGCGCCGCCAACACCCAGGACGACCCCGACCGCGTCCGCCCGTACACCGCCGGCACCGGTTGCGTCACCGGCGGCCGCCTCACCGCGACCCTGCCGCCCGTCTCCTGGAACGTCGTCCGGCTGCGCCGCGCCGGCTGA
- a CDS encoding carbohydrate ABC transporter permease, with protein MSLLRQQGSTATAPPRAVPAKGLRTPVAGRRPGGLSARTRHKGMGLLLVSPFLLLFLAFLVAPLCYAFWLSLRTSTLVGGDHFSWFANYKQTFTDPQFLSGVRRVVVFGVVQIPLMLGLALLGALIIDEVTSRLAKVFRMTLFMPYAVPAVIGALMWGFLYSPTFGPVNSISHSLGLGKVDLLSHDLMLTSLGNIVTWQWTGYNMIVLYAALQGLPREVYEAAKLDGAGQLQTALRIKIPMISSAMVLTLMFTLIGTLQFFTEPRVLEHSASSVITPDYTPNLYAYNLAFQYSEFNYSAAISFSLGAVVFIGSYIFLFVARKRSGLK; from the coding sequence ATGAGCCTGCTCCGACAGCAGGGATCCACCGCGACGGCACCCCCACGTGCCGTCCCCGCGAAGGGACTTCGCACTCCCGTGGCGGGCCGGCGCCCCGGCGGGCTGTCCGCCCGCACCCGGCACAAGGGCATGGGCCTGCTGCTGGTCAGCCCGTTCCTCCTGCTCTTCCTGGCCTTCCTGGTGGCCCCCCTGTGCTACGCCTTCTGGCTCAGCCTGAGGACCTCCACCCTGGTCGGCGGCGACCACTTCAGCTGGTTCGCCAACTACAAGCAGACCTTCACCGACCCGCAGTTCCTGTCCGGCGTGCGCAGAGTCGTCGTCTTCGGTGTGGTGCAGATCCCGCTGATGCTCGGCCTCGCCCTGCTGGGCGCGCTGATCATCGACGAGGTCACCAGCCGCCTCGCCAAGGTCTTCCGCATGACCCTGTTCATGCCGTACGCCGTGCCCGCGGTGATCGGCGCCCTGATGTGGGGCTTCCTCTACAGCCCGACCTTCGGCCCGGTGAACTCGATCAGCCACTCCCTCGGCCTCGGCAAGGTCGACCTGCTCTCGCACGATCTGATGCTGACCTCGCTCGGCAACATCGTGACCTGGCAGTGGACCGGCTACAACATGATCGTCCTGTACGCCGCCCTGCAGGGCCTGCCCCGCGAGGTCTACGAGGCGGCGAAGCTCGACGGCGCCGGCCAGCTCCAGACGGCCCTGCGCATCAAGATCCCGATGATCTCCTCGGCGATGGTGCTCACCCTGATGTTCACCCTCATCGGCACCCTGCAGTTCTTCACCGAACCGCGGGTCCTGGAGCACAGCGCCTCCTCCGTGATCACGCCGGACTACACCCCCAACCTGTACGCCTACAACCTGGCGTTCCAGTACTCGGAGTTCAACTACTCCGCCGCCATCTCCTTCTCCCTCGGAGCGGTGGTCTTCATCGGCTCCTACATCTTCCTGTTCGTTGCGCGCAAGAGGAGCGGACTGAAGTGA